A window of Terriglobia bacterium genomic DNA:
GCCCATTACGAAGTTTGAACTGATTATGGGCTTCACGCTTTCGGGCGCCAGCAAAGCCATCCTGGCGGGCCTGCTGCTGAGCACGCTGGGGGCCTTGCTGGCCGGCATTCCTCATCCTTTCGATCCACTGCGACTGCTGCGCCTGATTGTGGTGATCGTGGTCAGCTCGATGGCGCTGATCAGCATGATGTTCCTGATGATGGTGCGCATCAGCGACCCGCTGGTGCCGCGCGCCATCTTTGGCGTGCTCAACACGCTGCTCTTCTTTCCCTCGGGGGCCGTCTACCCCATCAACGCCTTCCCCGCGTGGATGAAGGTCATCACGGTGGTCGATCCCTTCACCTACGCCGTACACGCCTTCAAGACGCTGTTTCTTAAAAACACAGGATTTGCCGCCATCTCCTTCGACCTCGCATTTCTCACCGTCTTCACCATCATCATGATGACCAGCGCCACACTGCTCTTCCGCCGCACACTGTAACTCAGGCCTTCTTGATTCTGACTCCTGACTTCTGGCTCCTTGCTTCTGCCTCCTTGCTTCTTGCTTCTGGCCTTCACCGGCATTTGGCGTGTACAATGCAGCCACTGCATCTGCCAGCGAGGAGCAGCATGGGGACGGACTACGACCTGATCGCCGAGCAATACAAGCAATCCAAACTTTCGCCGTGGCGCACCTACATCGAGCAGCACACGATGCTGGAGTTGCTGGGAGACGTGCGCGGGAAGTCGGTGCTCGACCTGGCCTGCGGCGAGGGTTACTACTCGCGGATCTACAAACGCATTGGGGCCGGGCGCGTGGTGGGCGTTGACCTCTCGCATAAGATGATCGAGCTGGCGCGCGCCAGTGAAAGCCAGTCGCCATTGGGCGTTGAATATGTTGTTGGTGACGCCATCGATTATCAGCCCGACGAACCCTTCGACATCGTTTCCGCCGGCTACCTGTTGAATTATGCGAACACCCCGGAGAAGTTGCTCGCCATGTGCCAGGCCGTCAGCCGCTCACTGCGATCGGGCGGCCGATTTGTTACCGTCAACAACAATCCTGCCCAGTCGCCTGAGAGGTTCGCGGCCACGCGAGAGTACGGCTTCATCAAGAGCGCCGGCGAACAGCTTCGACCCGGCACGCCGATTACTTATACAATTTTTCAGGATGGCGGCACGTTTACTTTTGACAATTATTACCTGAGCGTCGATGCCCACGAAGCAGCCCTGCAGGCGGTTGGCCTGCGCGATGTCGAGTGGGTCGCGCCGCGCCTCTCTCCCCAGTGGAGCGAAGACCCGGCCTTCTGGGACGACTTCTTCGACGACCCGTCCGTCATTTTCCTCCAGTGCAAAAAGTAGCGCCTTGCAGTGTGGCACGGGCGTCCCGCCCGTGCTTGAACACGGTGGGTGGCGCAGAGTCCGCCGGTTTCAGACTCTGCGGTTCGTTCTTTGAAGAAAAAGCCGCAGAGTTTCTGGACCACGAAACTCTGCGCAACTTTCCTTCTCGTCTGGTCGACTAAACCGTCAGGAAAATGATCGAACCCGGGCTCGGCACGGGAGTGTATTGATCATTAAACGTGATGGCCCCGGTCTCGCGATTGAGGCGAAATGTGGTGATGGCGTCGGCAAACTGGTTGCAGACGTAGAAAAACTTTCCCGTGGGGTCCCAGTTGAAGGCCCGTGGATGATTCCCGCGGGTCCATTCTTCGCCGCGCCAGGCGAGCGTTCCGCTGGCGCTGATGGCAAACCACGCAATCGTATCGTGCAGGCGGTTGGATGCGTAGAGAAACTTGCCGTCGGGCGAAACCAGGATTTCAGCGGGGAAATTTGAGCCCGCAAATCCAGCCGGCAGGCTGGATACTGTTTGTTTGGCGGTGAGCCTGCCTCGCGCCGGGTCGTAATCGAAAACGGCCACGGTGGAACCCTCTTCCTGCAGCGAATAAAACCAGCGGCCGCTGGGATGAAACGCGAAGTGGCGCGGTCCGTCGCCTGGCGGTAACGCGACAAAGGGAGGATCGTTCGGAGCCAGCTTTCCTTTCTCAGCGTCGAACTTCCAGACAAAGATGCGGTCGAGCGCCAGGTCGGCTGCAAAGACGAAGCGACCCGCCGCATCGGCCTCGACCATGTGCGCGTGCGGATGGTCATGTCCGCTGATGGCAAAACTTCCCGGCGGCGCGCTGGCGGCGCGCTCCGGTCCCACTTTGCCCTGATCGCGTGAAACGTCGGTGGCGTCGCCCAGTTTGCCGCCCTCGAGAATGGGAAGCACGGCCACCGTCCCTCCAAAATAACTCGCCACC
This region includes:
- a CDS encoding class I SAM-dependent methyltransferase, translated to MGTDYDLIAEQYKQSKLSPWRTYIEQHTMLELLGDVRGKSVLDLACGEGYYSRIYKRIGAGRVVGVDLSHKMIELARASESQSPLGVEYVVGDAIDYQPDEPFDIVSAGYLLNYANTPEKLLAMCQAVSRSLRSGGRFVTVNNNPAQSPERFAATREYGFIKSAGEQLRPGTPITYTIFQDGGTFTFDNYYLSVDAHEAALQAVGLRDVEWVAPRLSPQWSEDPAFWDDFFDDPSVIFLQCKK
- a CDS encoding lactonase family protein; translation: MSQTGEGGARVEKTSGRSLLKSAAPLGAEAADFSQAAQGPAGRPGGTILAYVGSYTLPAGPDGMIGRGEGIYILEMDPATGILKQRELIKRNTNPSFMAYDAAARYMYCVDWTPTYKGTKSGSVSAYRIERPSGHLTLLNTVSSEGANPTHLSVHPSGKFVLVASYFGGTVAVLPILEGGKLGDATDVSRDQGKVGPERAASAPPGSFAISGHDHPHAHMVEADAAGRFVFAADLALDRIFVWKFDAEKGKLAPNDPPFVALPPGDGPRHFAFHPSGRWFYSLQEEGSTVAVFDYDPARGRLTAKQTVSSLPAGFAGSNFPAEILVSPDGKFLYASNRLHDTIAWFAISASGTLAWRGEEWTRGNHPRAFNWDPTGKFFYVCNQFADAITTFRLNRETGAITFNDQYTPVPSPGSIIFLTV